One region of Candidatus Omnitrophota bacterium genomic DNA includes:
- a CDS encoding ferredoxin--NADP reductase codes for MPRKLEYNAKISQRIDISPGLAIFRVVPDESLFAFKPGQYSVLGLKRKEARAPGSDPDVEESQNKDPEEMILRAYSIASSSVDKEFVEFYVAQVESGELTPRLFNLKNGDPLYLGPKAAGIFTLDQVPQGQHVFLIATGTGLAPYISMVRTQLRDHPDRLFVVLHGARHSWDLGYRDELNSLARYFPNLKYFPSISNPKGDVTWKGLAGRVQIFIENDFVEQAIGRKITPDDFHIFLCGNPAMIETVIAMMEERGFRKGTRQESGNIHIEEYW; via the coding sequence ATGCCGAGAAAGTTAGAGTACAACGCCAAAATTTCGCAGCGGATCGACATCTCTCCCGGCTTGGCGATTTTCCGCGTCGTTCCGGACGAATCGCTATTTGCTTTCAAGCCTGGACAATACTCCGTTTTAGGTTTGAAGCGCAAAGAGGCTCGCGCTCCGGGAAGCGATCCCGACGTGGAAGAATCGCAAAATAAAGACCCGGAAGAGATGATCCTCCGCGCGTATTCCATCGCTTCCTCCAGCGTCGATAAGGAATTCGTCGAGTTTTACGTCGCGCAAGTGGAGAGCGGCGAACTAACGCCCCGCTTGTTCAATTTGAAGAACGGCGATCCGCTCTATCTCGGCCCCAAAGCCGCTGGAATTTTTACGTTGGATCAAGTTCCCCAAGGCCAGCATGTCTTCCTCATCGCCACTGGCACCGGCCTCGCGCCCTACATCAGCATGGTCCGCACCCAGCTGCGAGACCATCCGGATCGCCTTTTCGTAGTTCTGCATGGCGCCCGCCATTCCTGGGACCTTGGCTATCGCGACGAACTGAATTCTCTGGCTCGCTATTTTCCCAATCTGAAATATTTCCCCTCCATTTCCAATCCCAAAGGCGACGTTACTTGGAAAGGGTTGGCGGGAAGAGTGCAAATATTCATCGAAAACGATTTCGTGGAACAAGCGATCGGCCGCAAAATAACGCCGGACGATTTTCACATTTTCTTATGCGGCAATCCCGCTATGATCGAAACGGTCATCGCTATGATGGAA